The following are encoded in a window of bacterium SCSIO 12643 genomic DNA:
- a CDS encoding DUF1573 domain-containing protein, which translates to MSHCLQENILKLVLITFKIFRIKSSNKISLHYRSFLKCIGILFFIGIWNSSIAQDWSRYGHKSFKEKDYYGAAYYFDLASQSDSIDLDILWFYAEANRLSNQYSKAAEGYKSLMELDEKIEYADAIFYLGDMLKRQEEYEEAANYFSFYREVCEDKRSALYRRAKVEIKACEMAITNKDQIEPWEIQHAPYGINSFDAEFSPRILNDTHILFSALRFDSNETKSLEHSADQYRFLIYEGILIDSLWSIQPLSDLINDSLTDNANPVITPDSSQMYFTRCDENGCAIYVSNWYEDHWENAVKLGPNINAENATSTHPYVTTLKNGKTYLFFSSNRPRTRGKMDIWSVEIKNNGTKYGRPKNAGRYVNTKDDEITPFYDTANYQLYFSSLYHPGYGGFDVFKSTGMPGRFEEPSNIGKPLNSAANDMYFTYSDTLKSGSFVSNRKDGYALKGETCCNDIYLFGPPDTNKVDSIPVEEIPIEEDLVVKLASVQFLPLALYFDNDKPNSNSRQITTEKTYEETFNAYLKRKPMFLKKAPKSTAIDSFFVQNVEVGFTKLQMLADSLEKYLEKGYKLQLGIKGFTSPLGDADYNDNLALRRISSIENFLYTCNEGALKPSIDSGLLKFRQIPFGEFFSLGKVSDDYNSQRQSVYSSGASEARKVEIIWVEQTLPGDSNAIVIFEKTTHNFQTLPQNKIVEHRFKFTNTGERPLTINSIATDCDCIQVDYPTTPIAPGDSEEIIIKFNTSGRKGLQFHGIVIQTNAKIPEKKLFIRGIMESITPP; encoded by the coding sequence GTGAGCCATTGCCTCCAAGAAAACATTTTAAAACTTGTCCTGATTACATTTAAAATTTTTCGTATTAAGTCTTCAAACAAAATATCACTGCATTATCGGTCATTTTTAAAATGTATTGGAATACTCTTCTTTATTGGAATATGGAATTCATCCATTGCGCAGGATTGGTCCAGATATGGGCATAAATCTTTTAAAGAAAAAGATTATTACGGAGCAGCCTATTATTTTGACCTCGCATCTCAAAGTGATTCTATTGATCTGGATATATTATGGTTTTATGCAGAAGCCAATCGTTTAAGCAATCAATACTCCAAAGCTGCTGAAGGATATAAATCCTTAATGGAATTGGATGAAAAAATTGAATATGCGGATGCCATCTTCTATTTGGGCGATATGCTTAAACGACAAGAAGAATATGAAGAGGCGGCCAACTATTTTAGCTTTTACAGAGAGGTTTGTGAAGATAAAAGAAGCGCTTTATATCGTAGAGCAAAAGTTGAGATCAAAGCCTGTGAAATGGCAATTACCAATAAGGATCAAATTGAACCTTGGGAAATTCAACATGCTCCGTACGGTATTAATAGTTTTGATGCAGAGTTTAGTCCACGTATTCTAAATGACACACATATCCTGTTTTCTGCTTTACGATTTGACTCCAATGAAACGAAGAGTCTGGAACATAGTGCCGATCAATATCGTTTTCTGATTTACGAAGGAATTTTAATCGACAGTCTATGGAGTATTCAACCACTTAGCGACCTCATCAATGATAGTTTAACCGATAATGCCAATCCGGTCATTACTCCGGATAGTAGCCAAATGTATTTTACCCGATGTGATGAAAATGGATGTGCCATATATGTTTCCAACTGGTATGAAGATCACTGGGAAAATGCCGTAAAATTAGGACCGAATATCAACGCTGAAAATGCAACGAGTACGCATCCTTATGTAACTACATTAAAAAACGGCAAAACCTATTTATTCTTCTCATCTAATAGACCGAGAACCAGAGGGAAAATGGATATCTGGTCGGTGGAAATTAAAAACAATGGAACCAAATACGGCCGTCCTAAAAATGCGGGAAGATATGTCAACACTAAGGATGATGAAATCACTCCATTTTATGATACGGCAAATTATCAATTGTATTTCAGTAGTCTCTACCATCCTGGTTATGGGGGATTTGACGTTTTCAAGTCCACAGGAATGCCTGGTAGATTTGAAGAACCATCCAACATTGGAAAGCCGTTAAATTCTGCAGCAAATGATATGTACTTCACGTATTCTGACACACTAAAGAGCGGCAGTTTTGTGTCCAACCGAAAAGACGGTTACGCGCTTAAAGGAGAAACTTGTTGCAATGACATTTACCTCTTCGGTCCTCCTGATACCAACAAAGTTGATAGTATTCCGGTAGAAGAAATTCCTATTGAAGAAGACTTAGTGGTTAAATTAGCTTCCGTTCAATTCTTGCCATTGGCGCTGTATTTCGATAATGATAAACCGAATTCGAATTCCAGACAGATCACTACCGAAAAAACATATGAAGAAACTTTCAATGCGTATCTGAAAAGGAAACCTATGTTTTTGAAAAAAGCCCCCAAATCAACTGCCATTGACTCCTTCTTTGTTCAAAATGTAGAAGTGGGTTTTACCAAACTCCAAATGTTAGCCGATTCTCTGGAAAAGTATCTGGAGAAAGGATATAAACTACAACTGGGTATTAAAGGTTTTACCAGTCCGCTTGGTGATGCTGATTATAATGACAATCTTGCTTTACGTAGAATCAGTTCTATTGAAAACTTCTTATACACCTGCAATGAAGGCGCTTTAAAACCTTCTATCGATAGCGGGCTTCTTAAGTTTAGACAAATTCCATTCGGGGAGTTCTTTTCGCTGGGGAAAGTAAGTGATGATTATAACAGTCAAAGACAATCCGTGTATAGTTCCGGAGCTTCAGAAGCGCGTAAAGTTGAGATTATATGGGTAGAACAAACACTTCCTGGAGATTCTAATGCTATTGTGATATTTGAAAAAACCACGCACAATTTCCAAACGCTACCACAAAATAAAATCGTTGAACACCGATTTAAATTTACCAATACCGGAGAACGACCATTAACTATTAATTCCATAGCAACAGACTGTGATTGTATTCAGGTAGATTATCCTACTACCCCAATTGCTCCCGGAGATAGTGAAGAAATCATTATCAAATTCAATACATCAGGTCGTAAAGGCTTACAATTCCATGGAATCGTTATTCAAACCAATGCCAAAATACCGGAGAAAAAACTATTTATTCGAGGAATTATGGAGTCCATTACTCCTCCATAA
- the mazG gene encoding nucleoside triphosphate pyrophosphohydrolase: MDQRLQAFERLLNIMDDLRSQCPWDKKQTLESLRYLTIEETYELSDAILEKDFNELKGEIGDLMLHMVFYSKIASETHEFDITDVLNGICDKLVRRHPHIYGDTKVEDEEEVKRNWEQIKLKEKGRKTVLQGVPKSLPAMVKANRIQDKVRGVGFDWEHDHQVWDKVKEELNELEAEVSAGASTEKIEDEFGDVLFSLINYARHINVNPEDALERTNKKFIKRFNYLEQKSKEAGKPLDQMTLAEMDIYWEEAKKL; encoded by the coding sequence ATGGATCAAAGATTACAGGCATTTGAGCGCCTTCTCAATATTATGGATGACTTAAGAAGTCAGTGTCCATGGGATAAAAAGCAAACTTTAGAGAGCTTGAGATATCTCACTATTGAGGAAACTTATGAATTATCAGATGCCATTCTGGAAAAAGATTTTAACGAACTTAAAGGCGAAATCGGAGATCTTATGTTGCACATGGTCTTTTACAGTAAAATTGCTTCTGAAACCCATGAATTTGACATCACGGATGTTTTAAACGGAATTTGCGATAAACTGGTGAGACGTCATCCACATATTTATGGGGATACCAAAGTGGAAGACGAAGAAGAAGTAAAACGTAACTGGGAGCAAATTAAACTCAAAGAAAAAGGACGTAAAACGGTTCTTCAAGGAGTTCCTAAATCTTTACCGGCTATGGTTAAAGCCAATAGAATTCAGGACAAAGTACGCGGTGTTGGATTTGACTGGGAACATGACCACCAGGTTTGGGATAAAGTCAAAGAAGAACTGAATGAACTGGAAGCTGAAGTAAGCGCAGGTGCCTCTACTGAAAAAATTGAGGATGAATTCGGAGATGTATTGTTTTCGTTAATCAATTATGCGCGTCATATCAACGTGAATCCGGAAGATGCATTGGAAAGAACCAATAAAAAGTTCATTAAACGCTTTAACTATTTGGAGCAAAAGAGCAAAGAAGCAGGGAAACCTTTAGATCAAATGACGCTAGCTGAAATGGATATCTACTGGGAAGAAGCTAAAAAATTATAA
- a CDS encoding MOSC domain-containing protein — protein MKVLSTNRSDKRIITINNAEVETGMFKVPVPEGITITENGVLSDTVCDLRYHGGRDKACYIFGRNNYPYFQKLYPDAKWETGFFGENIELDVLNESQLFIGDKYQIGEAVIQIAQPRTPCSKLGYRFGNMASLKDFINSPHPGAYVRVLKDGLVREGDEMTLIEKASQRLSLTDLYQIKHNKSKHAERIQEVLDHPDVTDNVKSGLSK, from the coding sequence ATGAAAGTTCTGTCAACCAATCGATCTGATAAAAGAATTATTACAATTAATAATGCAGAAGTAGAAACCGGGATGTTTAAAGTGCCGGTTCCGGAAGGAATTACAATAACCGAAAATGGCGTGCTGTCTGATACCGTGTGTGATTTAAGATATCATGGCGGTAGAGATAAAGCATGTTACATCTTTGGGAGGAACAACTATCCCTATTTCCAGAAATTATACCCGGATGCAAAATGGGAAACCGGATTTTTTGGAGAGAATATTGAGTTGGATGTTTTAAATGAATCTCAATTGTTTATTGGTGATAAGTACCAAATTGGAGAAGCTGTTATTCAAATTGCACAGCCAAGAACTCCGTGTTCTAAATTGGGTTACCGATTTGGAAATATGGCGAGTTTAAAAGACTTTATCAACTCGCCACATCCGGGAGCATATGTACGTGTTTTAAAAGATGGATTGGTGCGTGAGGGAGATGAAATGACATTGATTGAAAAAGCAAGTCAGAGATTATCTCTAACCGACTTATATCAAATCAAGCATAATAAATCAAAACATGCCGAAAGAATTCAGGAAGTATTGGACCACCCGGATGTAACGGATAATGTAAAATCAGGTTTGTCAAAATGA
- a CDS encoding T9SS type A sorting domain-containing protein, with the protein MRKKLRVSIFLIALATVFSGYLFTDMFDFVKKSALSEREQYEERLRNHKYKMRYTTEELSEIPKADRPDLAYLQDYLETMNPALGRPEPEKLIPIWEMTKNMQQSTARTPGASGSPWVERGPNNVGGRTRALAWDPTSTNKVWGGGVTGGLWYNNNITSSTSSWQAVNDFWDNITVTAIAFDPNNSNIIYVGTGESYTGASRGAGIWKSTNGGTTFSQISSTSSFYYINDLVVRNESNTSVVYAAVAGRYYQGQWHGTANEGLQRSVNGGTSWTQVLPNVSGAPEKPTDLDIASDNELWVGVDANSYGDGGGKVYASTSGTSFTLKHTHSNPGRVSLACAPSNSNYVYVAFEYNQQLDAFKRTTNDGSSWALRSEPNDADNGIPATDFTRGQAWYNLVLDVDPNNMNTVMIGGIDLFKTTNGGTSWQQISHWYGGFGYTDVHADQHAIVYKPGSSSIAIFGNDGGIYYSSNVNASSPSIPHRVKDYNVTQYYACAIHPTANSNYFLAGSQDNGTQQYASAGMNSTTEATGGDGAYCHIDQTNGDYQTTSYVYNDFYHSSDGGANFSNISTDQNTGKFINPSDLDDNQNILYTFRTPTSLYRVTGFQSSNPVVSSMTISSLLSDATNLKVSPYTTTSTTLFIGTEAGRLFKITNANSNPVSSDITGSSFPTGSISCIEFGQTENQIIVTFSNYGVTSVWYTANGGTTWTAKEGNLPDMPVRWALFNPSNIAEVILATEVGVWSTSNFNSSSPTWTASNSGLANVRVDMLQMRSSDKEVIAATHGRGLFSSNGFAGTTNPSYCAATSTTIPCDEYISNVTIGTINNTTTCGNYSDYTSQSTTVSAGSSVAMTISTLNAGGNAGYNDDQVAVWVDWNNDQDFTDPGEQEYIVTYSSSVTFPLSFNITVPSNATSGSVRMRVRMVYEPDDGQITPCGSSQWGEVEDYTLVVQGGTPAYCTATSTTTPCDEYISNVTIGNINNTTTCGNYSDFTSQTATVSAGASVPMSITTLNNGGNAGYNDDQVAVWVDWNNDLDFNDPGEQEYIVTYSASVTFPLSFNITVPSNVSPGSVRMRVRMVYEPDDGQITPCGSSQWGEVEDYTLNVVAASSINWTSQPNNTVIECDESANPSNTGTPTATSTCLVGVLNIASTDSIIGGSCANSSWIYRKWTASDACGNVETYIQVITIEDQTDPTITCPADQNVVSSNGVNAELPDYRNMATVSDNCSLPNNITITQSPVQGSTVVIGTTVVTLTATDECGNTADCSFNADIQIASSVENLTVDEMEIYPNPSSGVFYINLGLLQQHTTGLKVLDMLGKEVYRNDNYDGKMIQNIDLNGVESGVYYLEVKTETRSFVKRILKF; encoded by the coding sequence ATGAGAAAAAAATTACGGGTTTCTATTTTCTTAATCGCGTTAGCTACAGTTTTTTCAGGGTATCTGTTTACTGATATGTTTGATTTTGTGAAAAAATCTGCTCTTTCGGAAAGAGAACAATACGAAGAGAGGTTGCGTAACCATAAATATAAAATGCGTTATACAACGGAAGAATTATCTGAAATACCTAAAGCAGATCGACCAGACTTAGCTTATTTACAAGACTATTTAGAGACGATGAATCCTGCATTGGGAAGGCCTGAACCTGAAAAGTTGATTCCGATTTGGGAAATGACCAAGAACATGCAACAGTCGACTGCTAGAACTCCCGGAGCCTCAGGTTCGCCATGGGTAGAAAGAGGGCCAAATAACGTTGGAGGAAGAACAAGAGCTTTAGCCTGGGACCCGACTTCAACCAATAAAGTATGGGGTGGAGGTGTTACCGGAGGATTATGGTATAATAACAATATCACAAGTTCCACATCCAGTTGGCAAGCTGTAAATGATTTTTGGGATAATATTACAGTAACTGCCATAGCGTTTGATCCGAATAATAGTAACATCATTTATGTAGGTACCGGAGAAAGTTATACCGGAGCAAGTAGAGGTGCCGGAATCTGGAAATCGACTAACGGGGGAACTACATTCTCACAAATATCATCGACTAGTTCTTTCTATTATATCAATGATTTAGTCGTGAGAAACGAAAGCAACACTTCAGTGGTGTATGCTGCTGTGGCTGGACGTTATTATCAGGGACAATGGCATGGAACAGCAAATGAAGGATTACAAAGATCAGTGAATGGAGGAACTTCCTGGACACAAGTTTTACCAAATGTAAGTGGTGCTCCGGAAAAACCAACGGATTTGGATATTGCTTCTGACAATGAACTTTGGGTTGGTGTAGATGCCAATTCATATGGTGATGGAGGAGGTAAGGTGTATGCATCAACTTCCGGAACAAGTTTTACGCTAAAACATACTCATTCAAATCCGGGTAGAGTGAGTTTGGCTTGTGCACCTTCGAATTCCAATTATGTGTATGTGGCGTTTGAATATAATCAACAATTGGATGCGTTTAAAAGAACAACCAATGATGGAAGTAGTTGGGCCCTTAGATCAGAACCAAATGATGCAGACAATGGAATTCCTGCGACTGATTTTACCAGAGGTCAGGCGTGGTACAATCTGGTATTGGATGTAGATCCAAATAACATGAACACTGTAATGATAGGTGGAATTGACTTATTTAAAACCACGAATGGTGGGACTTCCTGGCAGCAAATTTCACATTGGTACGGAGGTTTTGGATATACAGATGTGCATGCGGATCAACACGCGATTGTATATAAACCAGGATCTTCTTCCATTGCGATCTTTGGTAATGATGGTGGAATCTACTATTCAAGTAATGTAAACGCATCTTCACCAAGTATCCCGCATCGGGTTAAAGATTATAATGTGACACAATATTATGCATGTGCGATTCATCCAACTGCCAATAGCAACTATTTCTTAGCGGGTTCACAGGATAATGGAACACAACAATACGCTTCAGCAGGGATGAATTCTACCACTGAGGCGACAGGTGGTGATGGGGCTTATTGCCATATTGATCAAACGAATGGAGATTATCAGACTACGAGTTATGTGTATAATGATTTTTACCATTCTTCTGACGGTGGAGCAAATTTCTCTAATATTAGTACAGATCAGAATACAGGTAAATTTATCAATCCAAGTGATCTGGACGATAACCAAAACATCTTGTATACATTTAGAACACCAACTTCCTTATATCGGGTAACTGGATTTCAAAGTTCCAATCCAGTGGTTTCGAGCATGACGATATCTAGTTTGTTATCTGATGCGACAAATCTAAAAGTGTCTCCGTATACAACCACATCAACAACATTATTTATCGGTACAGAAGCTGGACGTTTATTCAAGATTACAAATGCGAATTCCAATCCGGTTTCATCTGATATTACCGGAAGTTCATTTCCAACCGGGTCGATTTCTTGTATTGAGTTTGGACAAACTGAAAATCAAATTATTGTGACTTTCTCAAATTATGGGGTGACATCTGTTTGGTATACTGCAAATGGTGGTACTACCTGGACAGCTAAAGAAGGTAACTTGCCGGATATGCCGGTAAGATGGGCGTTATTTAACCCTTCAAATATTGCGGAGGTGATTTTGGCTACCGAAGTAGGTGTATGGTCTACATCTAACTTTAATTCTTCATCACCAACCTGGACGGCTTCTAACTCAGGATTGGCAAATGTGCGTGTAGATATGTTACAAATGAGATCTTCAGATAAAGAAGTAATTGCGGCTACACATGGACGAGGATTGTTCTCTTCAAATGGTTTTGCGGGAACTACAAATCCGAGTTACTGTGCGGCAACATCTACGACCATTCCATGTGATGAATACATTAGTAATGTAACCATAGGTACGATTAACAATACTACAACTTGTGGGAATTATAGTGATTACACTTCTCAATCCACCACCGTATCTGCGGGCTCTTCTGTAGCGATGACCATTTCTACTTTAAATGCTGGTGGAAATGCAGGATACAATGATGATCAGGTAGCGGTCTGGGTAGATTGGAATAATGATCAGGACTTTACAGATCCTGGAGAACAAGAGTATATCGTAACGTATAGTTCTTCGGTGACATTTCCATTGAGTTTTAATATTACAGTTCCGTCTAATGCAACTTCAGGTTCAGTAAGAATGCGTGTGAGAATGGTATATGAACCAGATGATGGACAAATTACGCCATGTGGAAGTTCACAATGGGGTGAAGTAGAAGATTATACTTTGGTTGTACAAGGTGGAACACCTGCTTATTGTACAGCGACTTCAACAACTACTCCTTGTGATGAGTATATCAGCAATGTCACAATTGGAAATATTAATAATACCACTACATGTGGAAATTATAGTGATTTTACATCTCAAACAGCAACGGTTTCTGCTGGAGCTTCAGTACCTATGAGTATAACGACTTTGAACAATGGTGGAAATGCAGGATATAATGATGATCAGGTAGCTGTTTGGGTGGATTGGAATAATGACCTGGATTTTAATGATCCGGGAGAGCAGGAATACATTGTGACCTACAGTGCTTCGGTGACGTTCCCATTGAGTTTTAATATCACTGTTCCTTCAAATGTATCTCCGGGTAGTGTAAGAATGCGCGTGAGAATGGTGTATGAGCCGGACGATGGCCAGATTACTCCTTGTGGAAGTTCGCAATGGGGAGAGGTGGAAGATTATACTTTAAATGTGGTTGCAGCATCAAGTATTAATTGGACCAGTCAACCGAATAACACAGTTATTGAATGTGATGAATCGGCCAATCCTTCAAATACAGGAACACCAACAGCAACAAGTACATGTTTGGTAGGAGTGCTTAATATAGCTTCAACTGATAGTATTATTGGAGGTTCATGTGCCAATTCAAGTTGGATATATAGAAAATGGACAGCATCTGATGCTTGTGGAAATGTGGAAACCTATATTCAGGTCATTACGATTGAAGATCAAACTGATCCAACCATTACGTGTCCAGCGGACCAAAATGTAGTGTCATCAAATGGTGTAAATGCTGAATTACCGGATTATAGAAATATGGCAACAGTAAGTGATAATTGTTCTTTACCGAATAATATTACCATTACCCAAAGTCCGGTTCAGGGAAGTACAGTTGTGATTGGTACCACCGTAGTGACTTTAACTGCTACTGATGAATGTGGAAATACTGCAGATTGTTCATTTAATGCAGATATTCAAATTGCGAGTAGTGTGGAGAATCTGACGGTAGATGAAATGGAGATTTACCCAAATCCAAGTTCTGGAGTATTCTATATAAATCTGGGGCTTCTTCAACAACATACTACTGGATTAAAAGTATTAGATATGTTAGGCAAGGAAGTATATCGTAATGATAATTATGATGGAAAAATGATCCAGAATATTGATCTGAATGGAGTAGAGTCCGGAGTTTATTATCTGGAAGTTAAAACAGAAACCAGATCATTTGTTAAGCGAATTCTCAAGTTCTAA
- a CDS encoding HD domain-containing protein — translation MSNEIVEKAAQYVRSVLEGEGSGHDWWHIKRVYDLSNKIAMHYPEVNLEIVQLGALLHDIGDHKFYNGDHTMGPKLVTEWLDQNGADQAKIEHVVRIVKEISYKGAGVATPMSSLEGEIVQDADRLDAIGAIGIARTFAYGGNKNREMHNPEVQSEMHDDFESYKKTTGPTINHFYEKLLLLKDRMNTEWGKKMAAHRHAYMETFLEEFYAEWDGER, via the coding sequence ATGAGTAATGAGATTGTAGAGAAAGCGGCACAGTATGTTAGAAGTGTGTTAGAGGGAGAGGGCTCCGGGCATGATTGGTGGCACATCAAAAGGGTGTATGATTTATCTAATAAAATAGCAATGCATTATCCCGAAGTAAATCTGGAAATTGTCCAACTTGGGGCATTATTACATGATATTGGAGACCATAAATTTTATAATGGTGACCATACTATGGGACCTAAACTGGTAACGGAATGGTTGGATCAGAATGGTGCAGATCAGGCGAAGATAGAGCATGTGGTACGCATTGTTAAAGAAATATCCTACAAGGGCGCGGGTGTTGCTACCCCGATGAGTTCGTTAGAAGGAGAGATCGTTCAGGATGCAGATCGCCTGGATGCTATTGGTGCCATCGGAATTGCGCGAACTTTTGCATACGGAGGGAACAAAAACCGAGAGATGCACAATCCGGAAGTCCAATCGGAAATGCATGATGATTTTGAATCCTATAAAAAAACAACTGGTCCAACGATAAACCATTTTTACGAAAAGTTGCTGCTACTTAAAGATCGCATGAATACGGAATGGGGGAAGAAAATGGCCGCACATCGTCATGCATACATGGAAACTTTTCTGGAAGAGTTTTATGCGGAATGGGATGGAGAGCGTTAA
- a CDS encoding PorP/SprF family type IX secretion system membrane protein: MNGAYKHIIWGFVVFIITGFSIDLTAQDIHFSQFYQAPARLNPALTGQFKGGYRIAGIYRSQWSSVTVPYTTFSLSGDAHNFMKQKGLGVGLDLFYDKAGDGNLGTVNFNLSGSYSIPIGNTGMHHLTVGSQIGWAKRQIDPNKLVFDNQYGGGGSLETFETGSSYLDLNAGILWETKFAKRKKVQLGLATHHLNRPNINFYNSDDATLDLRISIHGSYQFKISDKMDLIPGFLTMFQGPHQQITPGLNAKYILDARTNNYRAFCFGVWSRINDAGFAVVGMDINNMNIGVSYDFNYSSLSAASRYRGGFEISLIYIFSEPLPPRKHFKTCPDYI; encoded by the coding sequence ATGAATGGTGCGTACAAACATATCATTTGGGGTTTTGTGGTATTTATTATTACCGGATTTTCTATTGATTTAACTGCACAAGACATTCATTTTTCTCAATTCTATCAAGCTCCGGCCAGACTAAATCCAGCACTTACCGGGCAATTTAAAGGAGGCTATCGAATTGCCGGAATTTATAGATCTCAGTGGAGTTCCGTGACGGTACCATATACTACCTTTTCTTTATCCGGAGATGCTCACAATTTCATGAAACAAAAAGGGTTGGGCGTTGGTCTGGATTTGTTCTACGATAAAGCAGGAGACGGTAATTTAGGAACGGTAAATTTCAATTTGTCAGGATCATATTCTATTCCAATTGGAAATACCGGAATGCATCATCTTACCGTGGGTTCTCAAATTGGCTGGGCTAAAAGGCAAATCGATCCGAATAAACTTGTTTTTGATAACCAATATGGTGGAGGCGGTTCACTGGAGACTTTTGAAACCGGTTCATCCTATCTGGATTTAAATGCAGGAATCCTTTGGGAAACAAAATTTGCAAAACGGAAAAAAGTACAATTAGGACTCGCTACACATCATCTCAATCGTCCAAACATTAATTTCTATAATTCCGATGACGCTACCTTAGACCTTAGAATCTCAATTCATGGAAGCTATCAGTTTAAGATTTCTGATAAAATGGATTTAATTCCAGGATTCCTGACCATGTTTCAGGGCCCGCATCAACAAATTACACCCGGATTAAATGCCAAGTATATTTTAGATGCACGTACCAACAATTACAGAGCATTTTGTTTTGGAGTTTGGTCCAGAATCAATGATGCCGGATTTGCTGTAGTTGGAATGGATATCAACAATATGAATATTGGAGTTTCTTATGACTTCAACTACTCTTCTTTGAGTGCTGCTTCCAGATATCGTGGTGGATTTGAAATTAGTTTGATCTATATTTTCAGTGAGCCATTGCCTCCAAGAAAACATTTTAAAACTTGTCCTGATTACATTTAA
- a CDS encoding membrane or secreted protein: MVLKVILLSIALMALAFAGLGIKILAKKDGEFAGTCASKNPHLKKQGVDCGCGGAGSCENG, from the coding sequence ATGGTTTTAAAAGTAATTTTATTGTCGATTGCGCTAATGGCGCTGGCATTTGCAGGTTTGGGGATTAAAATTTTAGCCAAAAAAGATGGCGAATTTGCAGGTACATGTGCGAGCAAAAATCCACACCTTAAAAAACAAGGTGTAGATTGTGGTTGCGGTGGAGCCGGAAGCTGCGAAAATGGATAA
- a CDS encoding alpha/beta fold hydrolase — MDNYIVPGQSGLPISVDIDFPEDSGKAPVIIFLHGFKGFKDWGQWPLMAKSLADKGYVVVRMNFSHNGTTPDTPFDFADLEAFGRNTFSKELQDVQDVIQWLYDASELHTKMDLDALNIVAHSRGGAIAMITAAEDSRIQKIVTLSGVGTLVRFSKEEQEYWKQNGVIYMLNGRTQQNMPLYYSLAEDYLANEDRFDLHQVVRKIEQPFMIIHAEMDETVPLEEGKKLASEGINTRLEVLTRANHSFGGMHPFDGNVLPEDTEKSVNLIQDFL, encoded by the coding sequence ATGGATAATTATATTGTTCCGGGTCAATCCGGATTACCTATATCTGTTGATATAGATTTCCCTGAAGATTCGGGGAAGGCTCCTGTTATTATCTTTTTACACGGTTTTAAAGGGTTTAAAGATTGGGGACAGTGGCCATTAATGGCAAAGTCATTAGCCGATAAAGGTTATGTAGTAGTTCGAATGAATTTTTCGCATAATGGAACTACTCCGGATACACCTTTTGATTTTGCAGATCTTGAAGCCTTTGGGCGAAATACCTTTTCAAAAGAATTACAAGATGTCCAGGATGTGATCCAGTGGTTATATGATGCTTCTGAGTTACATACTAAAATGGATTTGGATGCGCTGAATATAGTGGCGCATAGTCGAGGCGGAGCTATTGCCATGATCACTGCAGCAGAAGATTCCAGAATTCAAAAGATTGTCACGTTATCCGGTGTGGGTACTTTGGTAAGATTCTCCAAAGAAGAACAGGAGTATTGGAAACAAAATGGAGTGATTTACATGTTAAATGGCAGAACACAGCAAAACATGCCGCTCTATTATTCTCTGGCTGAAGATTATCTCGCAAATGAAGATCGTTTTGACTTGCACCAGGTAGTTAGAAAAATAGAACAACCCTTTATGATTATCCATGCAGAAATGGATGAAACAGTTCCTTTGGAAGAAGGCAAAAAATTAGCGTCAGAAGGAATAAATACAAGATTGGAAGTTCTAACGCGTGCCAATCATTCATTTGGCGGAATGCACCCTTTTGATGGAAATGTATTACCTGAAGACACTGAAAAGAGTGTCAACCTGATACAGGATTTTTTATAA